A window of Miscanthus floridulus cultivar M001 chromosome 12, ASM1932011v1, whole genome shotgun sequence genomic DNA:
TTGGTTGCATTGGCTAGCTCAGCCTGCATAAGTAGTGATGTGCTTGGTTGCCCGGTTTGTTTTGGATGGGTTCACCTCATCTCTGTGCTGGTAAGGTTACCTCGTTTAAGCATTTCACCGAACAAGCGGTGAGCATGGACGCTAGCTCCTCTGCTCCCTCGCTTGTGGGCACCTCCGCCGCTCCCAAGCTTGGGGATGAAGTGTCCGTGCCTACATCGTCCTTGAGCGCGCACGTATGGCATGCGGCTACAGCGACGTGAACGAAACGAGCATGCTGAGGAAGGAATCGAGCTGCTCCAggcactactggaaacagggcctttgccgagtacaaactattttgctgagtgtcaaaaatcgggcactcgacaaagaccttatttatcgagtgccgcactcggcaaagaattgcactcgacaaataatTCTTTGCTAAGtgtcggacactcgacaaaggacctctttgccgagtgtcaggctctcggcaaaagcgtgacactcggcataggctgtcccgcgtaacggtgttcggccacgtccttctttgccaagtgcctgctgttaggcactcggcaaattttttttttaaatactttgccgagtgcccctgacacggcgctcggcaaagattcaatttttttttttgaaatgtctttgccgagtgcctagcaacttcgacactcgacaaagggagaaatttaaaaaaatatatttttttttgaaatacctttgccgagtgcccctgtgaaggcactcggcaaagagaaacatttttaaaaaaattcaaaaacctctttgccgtgcgccttattcttggcactcggcaaagaccccctttgccgagtgccacgccccggcgctcggcaaagttttcttttgtttttttgcctccaaattttttgtacagcccttttaaagtaccaggaactcctcgttagaatttagggatttttttggctttttgatatatttagttattttatttcgtttacttgaattttttcaaaaatataaatttgaactgcacgtggtacgaataatggaatttaatgattcaaaaaaaatagtcatgttactgagtgtagtgtgatgccgtatccaggaacagacccgaaatttcggacatcttttTCAAGAAACATGACCGTGAACTTGcctgcgaagtgtttttaaattctataaaaagcaaacgaagttcgaaaatcatgaaacttgttgagatgtcgtgatatcgtatgtggaggctatgataaaaatttcagaagatttcgtacacgttgtcacgtatgatgcttacaAATCAggacagttcaaatttatattttttttaaaaattcaagtaaacgaaataaagtaactaaatatatcaaaaagccacaaaaaaatccccaaattctgacgaggagtttctggtactttaaaagggctgcacaaaaaatttgtatgccaaaaacaaaaaaacaaaaaactttgccgagcaccGGGACATGGCattcggcaaagggggtctttgccgagcgccaagaATAacgcgctcggcaaagaggatttttgaattttttttagaaatttcctctttgccgagtgcctttacaggggcactcggcaaaggtatttcaaaaaaaaaatctatgtcGACGGccggatcggggcactcggcaaagttgccttctatgccgagtgcctccctgatccggcgctcggcaaaggggcgGGTGGGGCCACTTAGGCGAATTCGACCGGGCAGTCACACAGACAGAcagccccgcgccgcgcgccgacCTCCCCTCGGCCACCGCCgacgccgcgcgccgccgcccttccccgcgccgcgcgccgcccgaCGCAGCCCTTCCCCTCCGCCGACACCGCGtgccgccctcccctccccgtgcGCCACGCCCGCCAACCACcgggccgccgccgacgccgcgcgCCGCCCTCACCTCCCCGTGCGTCGTGCCCGCGGCCTCCCCCGCGCCCGCCAGCCACcgggccgccgccgacgccgcgcaCCGCTCGCCGCAGCTCCTCCCCGTGTCGCAtgccgccctcccctccccgtgcTCCGCACCCACGGCCGCCCCCGCGCCCGCCAGCCATTGGGCCACCGCCGACGCCGCGCGCTGCCACCCTTCCCCACGCCACGCGCCGCCTATCGCAGCCCTtccccgccgccgacgccgcgcgCCGCCATCCCCTCCCCGTGCGCCGCGTCCGCGGCCGCCCCACGCCCGCCAGCCACCAAGCCGTCGTCGACACCACGCGCCGCCTCCCTTCCCCACGTCGTGCGCCAGCTCCTGCCCTCGCCCCCACCAGCCCGCGCCCCTGTGCCCATGTGTGGCCGAGCGTGGCCAGCTCGCCCACGCCGGCCTGCCAACGCTggctggtggaggaggggaggaggaggaggagggggaggaggcgaggaggaggaggaggaggaggggaggaggggaggaggaggagtaggagctggccctgcccccggccgcgccctaTGGACCGCTTGCCCCGATGTTGCCCGTGCTCGACCCCGTTCCTAACTCCagcgaccccgaccccgacgccgcccgcccctacccccagcgcccgtcaggtatgccctctctcttgttgttgtcgtggtagtgatagttgtagtagtattagttgtagtagtagtgctagtggtagtagtagtattagaagtagtggtagtagtagtagaactagtggtagtagtagtagtagaactagtagtagtagtagtagaagtagtggtagtagtagtagtagaactagtggtagtagtagtagcaatagtggtagtagta
This region includes:
- the LOC136495518 gene encoding vegetative cell wall protein gp1-like, whose translation is MIQNDLEPEQQIGVVDVQYVAHHKGSTLGNKGNDTVDGSRRKTDSPAPRADLPSATADAARRRPSPRRAPPDAALPLRRHRVPPSPPRAPRPPTTGPPPTPRAALTSPCVVPAASPAPASHRAAADAAHRSPQLLPVSHAALPSPCSAPTAAPAPASHWATADAARCHPSPRHAPPIAALPRRRRRAPPSPPRAPRPRPPHARQPPSRRRHHAPPPFPTSCASSCPRPHQPAPLCPCVAERGQLAHAGLPTLAGGGGEEEEEGEEARRRRRRRGGGEEEE